A genomic stretch from Candidatus Kapaibacterium thiocyanatum includes:
- a CDS encoding Fe-S cluster assembly protein SufB → MANDQQVLDDVVQSEYKYGFESNIEQDLLPKGLSEDVVRFISARKEEPEWMLEWRLKAYRHWLTMKEPVWPNVHYPRIDFQDIIYYAAPKKKVELNSLDEVDPELLATFAKLGIPLEEQKLLSGVAVDAVLDSVSVKTTFQEALKEKGIIFCSMSEAVREHPDLVRRYIGSVVPATDNYYAALNSAVFSDGSFCYIPKGVRCPMELSTYFRINARNTGQFERTLIVADEGSYVSYLEGCTAPQRDENQLHAAVVELVAHTDAEIKYSTVQNWYPGDKHGNGGIYNFVTKRGICEGPRSKISWTQVETGSAITWKYPSVVLKGDDSVGEFYSVAVTNNMQQADTGTKMTHIGRNTRSRIVSKGISAGKSQNSYRGLVKVLKKAANARNFSQCDSLLIGDQCGAHTFPYLEVANRNAIVEHEATTSKIGEDILFYCNQRGIATEEAVALIVNGYCRDVINQLPMEFAVEAQKLLAISLEGSVG, encoded by the coding sequence ATGGCTAACGATCAACAGGTGCTGGACGACGTCGTCCAGAGCGAATACAAATACGGGTTTGAATCGAATATCGAGCAGGACCTCCTCCCGAAAGGGCTGAGCGAGGACGTCGTCCGATTCATTTCCGCCCGCAAGGAAGAACCCGAGTGGATGCTCGAATGGCGTTTGAAGGCCTATCGCCACTGGCTGACGATGAAGGAGCCTGTCTGGCCGAACGTGCATTATCCCAGGATCGATTTCCAGGACATCATCTACTATGCGGCTCCGAAGAAGAAGGTCGAGCTGAACAGCCTCGATGAAGTCGATCCCGAATTGCTGGCGACCTTCGCCAAACTGGGCATCCCTCTCGAAGAGCAGAAACTGCTTTCAGGTGTGGCCGTCGACGCAGTTCTGGACAGTGTCTCCGTGAAAACGACCTTCCAGGAAGCGCTGAAGGAGAAGGGGATCATCTTCTGCTCCATGAGCGAAGCGGTCAGGGAGCATCCCGATCTTGTCCGCCGTTACATCGGTTCCGTCGTACCCGCGACGGACAACTACTACGCAGCCCTGAACAGTGCCGTCTTCAGTGACGGTTCGTTCTGCTACATCCCGAAGGGCGTGCGCTGCCCGATGGAACTCAGCACGTATTTCCGCATCAATGCCCGTAACACCGGCCAGTTCGAACGCACGCTGATCGTTGCCGACGAGGGCAGCTACGTGAGCTACCTCGAAGGCTGTACGGCGCCGCAACGCGACGAGAACCAGCTCCATGCGGCGGTCGTCGAACTGGTGGCGCATACGGATGCCGAGATCAAGTACTCCACGGTCCAGAACTGGTATCCCGGAGACAAGCACGGCAACGGGGGCATCTACAACTTCGTCACCAAGCGCGGGATCTGTGAAGGCCCCCGTTCGAAGATTTCATGGACGCAGGTGGAAACGGGTTCGGCCATCACCTGGAAGTATCCCAGCGTCGTGCTCAAGGGTGACGATTCGGTGGGCGAGTTCTACAGCGTCGCCGTCACCAACAACATGCAGCAGGCGGATACCGGTACGAAGATGACGCACATCGGGCGCAACACGCGTTCGCGCATCGTCTCCAAGGGTATCTCGGCCGGCAAGAGCCAGAACTCGTACCGCGGCCTCGTCAAGGTGCTCAAGAAGGCCGCCAATGCGCGGAATTTCTCGCAGTGCGACTCGCTTCTCATCGGCGACCAGTGCGGGGCTCACACCTTCCCGTATCTCGAAGTCGCCAACAGGAATGCCATCGTGGAACACGAAGCCACGACGTCGAAGATCGGCGAGGACATCCTCTTCTACTGCAATCAGCGTGGCATCGCCACCGAAGAAGCCGTAGCCCTGATCGTGAACGGCTATTGCCGCGACGTGATCAATCAACTGCCCATGGAGTTCGCCGTCGAAGCGCAGAAGCTTCTGGCCATTTCCCTGGAAGGCAGCGTAGGTTAA
- a CDS encoding Fe-S cluster assembly ATPase SufC, with protein sequence MIEIKNLRAGIEGREILQGITLTVNPGEVHAIMGPNGSGKSTLASVLAGREDYEVLGGSVTFNGKDMLEMSPEERSREGMFLAFQYPVEIPGVSTANFLKTSVNEMRKHRGLPPLEPAQFLALMRERMKLVEMDQSFLSRSLNEGFSGGEKKRNEIFQMAMLEPTLAVLDETDSGLDIDALRIVAEGVNALRTPNNAFVLITHYQRLLNYIVPDVVHVLWNGRIVRSGGKELALELEEKGYDWIKQDSPVGA encoded by the coding sequence ATCATCGAGATCAAGAATCTGAGGGCCGGTATCGAAGGACGCGAGATCCTGCAAGGGATCACGCTGACCGTCAATCCGGGAGAAGTCCACGCCATCATGGGACCGAACGGGTCGGGCAAGTCCACGCTGGCCTCCGTACTGGCCGGCCGTGAGGACTACGAAGTGCTCGGCGGCAGCGTCACCTTCAACGGCAAGGACATGCTCGAGATGTCTCCGGAAGAACGGTCGCGCGAAGGCATGTTCCTCGCCTTCCAGTATCCGGTGGAGATTCCCGGCGTATCCACGGCCAACTTCCTGAAGACGTCCGTGAACGAGATGCGCAAGCACCGTGGCCTCCCGCCCCTCGAACCGGCACAGTTCCTGGCCCTCATGCGTGAGCGGATGAAGCTCGTCGAGATGGACCAGTCCTTCCTGAGCCGTTCGCTCAACGAAGGATTCTCCGGTGGCGAGAAGAAGCGCAACGAGATCTTCCAGATGGCGATGCTCGAACCGACGCTCGCCGTGCTCGATGAAACGGACTCCGGCCTCGACATCGATGCCCTGCGCATCGTCGCCGAGGGAGTCAACGCGCTCAGGACACCGAACAATGCCTTCGTCCTGATCACGCACTATCAGCGACTGCTCAACTACATCGTTCCCGACGTCGTACACGTACTGTGGAACGGTCGCATCGTGCGATCGGGAGGCAAGGAGCTGGCTCTGGAACTCGAAGAGAAGGGATACGACTGGATCAAGCAGGATTCCCCGGTAGGAGCCTGA